The Gossypium arboreum isolate Shixiya-1 chromosome 4, ASM2569848v2, whole genome shotgun sequence DNA segment gagaccatttttttctcttttttttttgttcctttcattattaaattcccatgctcactattttatttttttcttacatacaccattgtcccaacatgttttatgacatgttttacccataatctcttgtcatggcggccactagctattagggggggaatttgacatgcaagtcctcccctttgactacatgcactattaggtccttatagattagcctatcacttttcaaaagtgtcacataagtcctactaactgaattcacatgctatcggctaaatcgaagcctgaaattttcacacattcataattacatattctagacaataaatattacgttcaaacatttcgatgactcggtttagcggtcccgaaaccacttcccgactagggtcaattttgggctgtcacaccaagTCTCGCAAGAGTGACagaacacacttcatgcactcctcaggtgtgTAAGGCAACTCATTGAATACTctgatggtattttctagccagaaCTCTACCCTCTCTAGGTCATCATCCATATTCACCCTAAATTCCTCAGCTCCCTGCTTCCTAATTCTGTCAACCGGAGGTTTCTCCCTTCTTAACATCTCCACCCTTTAGGGTGCTATGAGGTTAGGTTGAGGGATTGGAGGAGgtaggggaggtggagtgttcggatttgCACGAATAAACTCTGAATACCAGGAATCCATCATatagaggtaggcttctctagcccctccccCTAACTCATTGTCACAGGCCCACTCTCTACTGGCGCAGTCCCTTTAGCGAGAGTCGACGCGTTACTCTCTACATCGTCCCCCATTACTCcgtcaagatccatttactatatgaaaacataatttaaattcaTCAAGAGTCCataaattgactaaaccatagctctgataccactaaatgtaacaccccttactcgagttCGACGttggaacaggatacgaggtgttaccgaacttaagcacatacaaacatacatttcttagttatgaaattttactccgatttaaaacttttcacaatacCTTAATGTCCCTACCCTGGGCCTACGACGCCCTGAACACGCTTTAGAATTGATTCGAGACTAATCTATACACTCTagaaaacttggaaaattttcaaGTAGACAAGGGCAGACGAccatgtggaagggcaacacgcctgtgtgtcttcttaacatggTCATTTtgaaggcccgtgtggctcacacggcctgaacatatcaagacatgcccgtgtccctagcccgtgcaaatttatttctcgatttgaacctacaagggttttcacacaacTTGGTACACGCCCATGTTCATGACCCGTGCTCCCCACACGGCCAGAACACGCCCATGTTTCAGCTCGTgtgcaaaaaccttgacattttgtttctgacgtcagcaaccctttaggggcacatggccacgATACACGCCTGTGTaataggccgtgtcctccacacggttgagacacatagtcatgtctctacccatgtggttACTACTGGGTATTCTGTTTTGCCAACTTtaggtgcagggaacacacggcctTGCCGCACGCCCATGAGGCAagctatgtgtcacacatggtttagacacacgctcatgtgtctgcccgtgtggacaaaaataaggctatctaccaagtctTTTTATCACCCtcacttgcaccaacctacacaacatcaaacataaccAATCCAAGCACAAACACACATAATCAAAACAGCCACATCCAagagaatttttcatcaaatgcatttaatagtaatcaatattagccaacatcaatagtctatacaaaatgaatatcacatccatatgagccaacacttgtggctaaactaacgtgacactaaacaaaaagaacaagttcctatacatgccaaactctAAACATTTATACTAGCTATACAAAAAGCTTCAGGCAATAGTGTAATCGATGCCTCCGAAGTCCCTTGATTCTCGATATTAtcttggtggcactataagataATGGaaaaaagagggagtaagcataaagcttagtaagttgcatataaataagtaacaacatcaaccatgcacattataaatcaacacaacattcttgagtgaacaaaggtgaatatcactacatgcttatatatcacaagtataagccaaagattacaatatcgtcccaaaatcattttcatagctagaacttactcaaGTCATTCTTTTcatcaaggcaacataactagacttatatctcatgagtttcgaataagaacctgtaccactcacaacacgattaTATCATTCTATATCATTATCATAAGCTTTGAAAATAACccatgaaaccatttggaatactaaaggatatctgacaagctttacacaGGAGGGTgaattgtcgatgccatgtcccaaacatggtcttacactagcacacatatcgaCGCCGATGccgtgtcctagacatggtcttacactgactctcacaacattgctgatgccatgttccaaacatggtcttacactggatctCATATTGtagccgacgccatgtcccagacatggtctaacactagcgcacatatcacccaaatgtcatggcatggatatccaatctatttctaggttcaatcgggaatttaccacattaatttcatcatgcattattcataagcgtattcaaccatattatgtaaaatcaatcattcaacacataatagcgATAAAGTTgtcttacgtacaacttacctcggtatacaaagaATGAGCGACTAGGTTGAATCAATCTACtagcttggccttcccccggtctaggtctgaattttgtatttcttaatctaaaatgataaaaattcactaatttaatcatcacatcaatcaagacatttcataactcatattttggaaaaatgaccgttttgcccctggactttcacaaaattatgattttacccctaggctcgtaaatcgattttcatcAGATTTTCTCTTATACCTATAGcatctcaaaatttcaaatatttcacacaattaccatccatttaacaaacttcacaaaatggttcattttaggtgttttcatgaaaacccctttcaaaaaagttgtttatttaacaaccatgattcattttcttccatgaaaattcagaaaacaacatgaaaacTCTCATGGCAAATCCCTAGTCTCTCAACCATTTTGGAAAATAGTGCCCCCATTAGTTAGCTTAAGCTATACGGgctctaaaagtacaaaaaccaTTAAGAAAGACcaccaaaatcacttacttgcaagggtgaagagttgctgaaatttcaagcttccaaaacccttattttgctgaaaatttcggtggagaggaggaagatgaaaggtgatatctttttctttttattttattttatttcaagtcaaataagtcaccaaaagctcacctaactttgacattttgattttcttgtccctatggccggccaactCACTAATAAAGGCctatttgctctttaaagaccttaattttagttctctagctatttgacacctttagctaatgaaacaaaacttttgtcccttatgcgatttagtcctttttcacaattgagcatgcaatcactaaaattatttcaccaaaattttcatgcactcatataaacatgctataacacataaaataatattaaaaaatatttctcCGACCTCAAGTTAGTgtttccgaaaccactattctgactatgcccaaaatcgggctgttacattactTTTGTAATGTTATATAATGGGGAGAGTTTAGTCATGGTGCTTTTAATGAATTGATTCAATGAttaaataatattgtaattaataaatgaagaattggagcttaattacaaattatttgaatcttaattatatatattcaattgGTCCATTCTCTAGCTCAGTACAATCCTATATAAATTACATTTGAACTGATACGACAAATAAATAAAAACGACAAATTAGAGAAACAGATCTCATGTATTACTATTTGCAGTGATTGTGTTTCTTGCTATGAGTAATAGATGacttaaatgttaaattaatttattcgAATTATTGTTTAATTTGATTGTAGTTAAATATTTGAAGTTTGaaagtagaaattaaattaattagtcatcgcATTTTTATTGAgcgaaattaaattaattagtcatcgcATTTTTATTGAGCAAGACGATTGAATTTATTTACTCATAAGGTTTTGGTATAGTCAAGTTTTAATGACTTTTATTACTAGGTAATCTAAACAATATGTAGTTTGAAGAATCAAAGTTGGGAAGATGGATTTAAAGGACTATTATGTAatctatcaagtctaattggaGAGATATCTTATCTTGGCTATCGAAGCAGATGACTCTTGAAAGATAAAGAAATAAGTGTGATTGTTTGGATTGACAATACATCAAATAGAACCGAAGTTGAATTTATCCTAAATTCATTTATAGATTTATTTacttgtgatattcattttgtaacTGACCTTCATCATGAGTAAGTGATTGACCATATATGCATaactaatataatttaatttattaaaagcttgagttcaattttcaacagaattgaaatttgGTATATTGGATATATTACTTCTTCATGACATGACTTCATTTACAATAGTGAATTTCATAGCGCAATGAAGGGTAAATGGTATCTTCTATCTTCTCAttagcattacatggttgatgaaaaagtAATGTGGCCGTGGGTCATTCGTCTAGGACGAATGATTTAATTTCTATGTATTAGTAATAGACCTTATCATGAAAAAAGATGTAATAATTACTATGAgataaaataatatcatattaaGGGAAAACATTTAACTCAAAGAGATTAAAGATGTCATATGGGGTAACACacatatgacaaggtcattggacaagtATAAAataagttgctttcgtaatgataTATAGTAAGGGAGAGTTCAGTCGTGGAGTATAGTCATGGTACTTTTAGTGGACTGACTCCATAATTAAACAATGTTGTACTTAATAGATGAAAAGTtgaaacttaattacaaattatttgaacCCTATTTGTATatgttcattcaatccatccGCTAGCTCAACACAACCTTTAAGGATTGCATTAGAACCGGTAAATTGAATGAATGAAAACAACGAATTTTAAAATAGATTGCATGTATCACTACCTGCAAGGAATGCATTTTCTCAGTAAGAACAAGAGATGACTTAGTGGttaaattaatttctttgatttattatttaattgattgtaATTAATTAAGGTTCATAATAAACTAATGGAAGTTCATAGTGAAAATTAGATTAATTAGTTATCGTACTCTTCTTGAATgagatgattaaatttatttattcatatattCTAGTACTGTAAAATTATCATAACTTTAACGAAATTAGAAATgggttgagaaaataatttaattgagtgaattaattaaatttattttaataattaaataaataatattttaagaaatAGAAAGCTTATtattgagttgaataaattatatgAGTTGGGTTAGAGCCCAGATAACACATATAAATAAACCCAATGAACCAAATAGGTCCAAATAACACATTTGATGGGCGACAACCTTCAGTATCCCAAATAGGGTGTCCTGCGCACCCTATGTATTTCTAGTGTGACTATgtgttttctattaaaatattataatttttgtctCTATATTCAAGTAGAACCCTTGTAACTATtttctataaataaaaaatacaagcTTGGTTAAAAATACATAACATCGAGCGTTGTAACTCTCCAGATTTATTGtgagatttatttttaaaaaactcTATTTTTCGTGACAGCTCAAGTTAGATTTCTTGTCCATAAAGAGAATTAGTTTTCTCAACTAGAAAATTAATAGCCTTCATTGTGTGTGATTGATTTATGTAATTAAAGTTCACTCTCTAAGCAAATTGTGAGCTCAAGAATAATGGAGAAGATCAAGTTGATTGAAAGTTAGGAAACCACTAGAACACTCGTGCCAAaaatataagtattaaatttgataagttttattactataaatatcacaaaaatttaatttaaaaaaattaaatttctgtTATGCAAAAACTGAAATATTTCAACAACAATATAGGGAGGTGGCTATGAAAATTGACATTAACtccacaaaatatttaaaaattatcatgaaaatatattttcacgaaaaaatttaaaaagactgccaaaatttttaaaaataattattttatataaaataaatctcTCTTTACACACTAAAacctaaaatttctaattttttttatttctttcaaatACTTCTTACTTTCTCTCTCCCATACACTCTCTACAATTTTTGTAAGATAGGTACTAAATCTTTTGATTGTTTCAAGTGGGTCTCCCTAATTTGgaataacttttaattttttcaagttttattggttaatttttaaaattaggatTGTAgttttttatgatagattatgatttttatataagatttaatttttttattgaaagatTTTAGGATATTAATTTTGTATGACATCCTTAACATCGTAATTGGGCAATAATTTTAGAGcttatttaatataaattgaataaattaggattaattatatttataatctTAAATTtcttgaatatttattagaaatttaatatttttatttaaaattattgttaCTAATGCGATTATCATGAATAGTTTTTGAAAATAATTGATATATTACATTCTTAAGACACTAAAAACAAGTGATTtttacttttgtgaaagaaaattACTAATTGCATATTTTATCTGTTTAATGTGAAAGAAAATAATTGATATGTTGTTACTAATTTTCTTTCAGATTGGGCAAACATATTGGCTTGGATTTAGTATTCTGAATATCTTTCTTTTTAttgttcttttatttaaaaaatagtaaTCGAAGTGCTACAAAAAGGGCACCTAACCCTTATCTAAAATGTAATCTTTATATGACTTCTGTAGACGATGATATCTGATACCCTAAAGTGCACTCCCACCAAAAAAGAAAAACAGTAGATATCATCACTTTGATCTTTTTACCTTAAATTAATCTTCCAGCTCCTAAAGACGATAGTTTAAGATATATGATTACGATCTTCCTTTTGACATCTGTATCACTTGCCCTTTAAGTTGATAAAAATGATAATGTTTCTACAATTGTGAAAATTTCTTGCTTTCAGTGGGTTCTATGTCATAACCTGCATCTTTCTCACTTGTATAGTTCTAATTACAGAGATTATGATACTAAAATTCAGAACTTGATAGATGTAAGATGTATATATAACAAGAAGGAGAAAAGAGACCATTGTTTCCCAATAGAGGAAAAATTGCCGATGCTGAAATCCAAACTTGGACATACTGAATGTCACTACTGCATAAGCCCGGGATACAAAATTCTCCTTTTTATAAATGTGACAGCTAGCAGATAACGTAATGGATGTTAGGCTGTACCATTAAACCAGTGTTATGGGATTATGAACAGAAATAAACCACCACCATCGTCACTTCTTTAATGGCAGGTAACATCTAACAATGGTGGAATCCATTATCTAAAATATCGCCTTTTATGGATAGCATCTTTTCTTCATACAGTACGATTATCAAACAGGTAAAAACGGAATTGTGCGCATGTTACAAGCCAGAGATATTAGCACAATACACATGTAAACATAAGCTTTTAAATTGTGGTATGTCATTCTGATTTATACCTGAAAATTCAAATGTACAAACATTGAACATGTAAAAACTTTCAATCCTACAGAGTACCTAAAGGCTTAGGTTTTCTTGTTTGGGTGGGATGTAAATTTCCTTCCTGTCAAATGGTTTACTTCGTCGTGGAACATCAGCTATGTTACAGAATTCAGTCAAATTTTTTCTAATTCGAACTTTCTTCGTATCTGGTGGCCTAGGTCCCAAAACACTCAAGTCAGTAGTTGCTCCATAAACTTGAGATGACTGCACAACAGCATCATAAGCCTTTGAGGAGAGGTTAAGGCCTTCATTTTGAGCTCTCATGTACAAGTCATATGCAAGCCTTGGTTTACCATCATTTGCCAGAGCCTCAATCAACATCTCATATGTGATCTCATTTGGTGAGATGTTCTGGACTTTCATGCGGTGAAACCATTCATATGCTGCACTGCTCATGCCATTCCGAGCACACCCACTAATAATTGCATTGTATGTGACCACCGTTGGCTCAATACCAGATGATGCCATTTCTTGAAAGACTGCATTAACCATTTTGAAATTTCCTTGTCCAGTGAAAATTGAAGCCATGATTGTATAAGCGTACAAGTTGGGTTTAACACCAACCTTTATCATATGATCCCACACCCTGAGGGCTTCATCATAGAGTTTACCCTTTTCGAGGGCACTGAGCAATGCTCCATACGAGATGATGGTGGGCTTTTCCCCTTGCTCCACCATTCTCCTAAATATCTGCACAGCAGCAGAAGTTTCTGAAGCCTTGGAACATGCCACAAGGACTGCATTCCACTCCCTGCTGCCAGGTTTAAGGCCTTTTTCTTCCATCTTATTAAGCAACCTGACACCCCATCGCCATATTCCTCGTTGTCTGGCCGCTGAAAGTAATATATTAAAGTGAGACACAACCAATTCATAGGACATGTTATTAGGACTTGGTCCCTTGTCTAATAGATCCTCGTATATCTCCAAAGCAGCCCACCACTTCTTAGCCTTCCCCATTACCCAAATCAAATGGTTACACACAGATAAGCTTATCTCTGAAAAGCTTTCTCTAATCCTGCTATAAAGTTCTTTTGCAACAAGATAATGTTCTTCACGGGTACAAGCCCATATAAGGCGCTCATAATCTTCCCTACTAAGTTTAAGCCCAACATTGTCCATATCTCTCAGGAGTTTCAGCACACTGGTGCTCAAATTTTCGTCCTTAACAAGCCACCGCCGCATGACTTGTTGGCAAATACGAACTGTGAATTTCGCAAGCTTAACAAACTCATATTCCCAATTTTCATCCGCATTTCTTCCAATGTCTCCCTTCACATATTTTTCTCTTAATTCAATAAAGAACTTCAAAGCTCCATGCCCATCTTCCATTCTACGATAAGCATATAAGGCAGTAGAATAGGACACCGGCGACGGACTGAAGCCCTTCTCTTGAATTTCCTCAAGAACATTTAGGGCCTTTGTAGCTTCTCCTTGCTCCACATAAATTGCCATCAAAACATTATAAGTAACAATATTGGGAATGATCCCCTCCTCAGCCATATCATCCAAGATTTTCTCCATTTCACCAAATTGTTTGGAGTGTTTCACTGCACCCAATAAGCTGTTGTATATGAAAAGGTTTGGGCCAATGGCTCCAccactttctttcttctttctcttgAGCCACTCAACAAGGGACATTGCAGCATCCATGTATTTGTCCCTTCCAAAACCACTAATCATGCTTGAATGTACTTGGAGAGGCAGTTCACCCATATCTTTGAGAACCTTTCCTATGTCATCTGCAGTTTTAGCAAACTGTAAACTGCGTGCCAGAGCCCGAACATCAATCCTTGCACTCTCCAACTCAGCTTCTCCCTCACTACTAATATCCACTTCCTCACTTCTATCCCCATTGCCATTATCATCATCCTTTGAGTATGATCCTTCTCTCTCAAGTTCATTCCCAGTTTCTTGTTGCTCCAATGCCCAAGCTGATGCAACCAACCCACTAGAAGAACCTCCCTTTGGCTCACAGAAGAGGACAACTTTCAATTGGGAGTAGCAACAGAGGAATTCAAATCTCAAACAACAATTCAAGTTCCTGCAACAAGTCTCACTCCTACTAAATCTTGCATAGCTTGAAAGCAATAAGAAACTATGACCTCTACCGTCAATAAGACTCCATTTTTTCCTGCTTCTAGGTTTAATAGATGCAAAACAGGAAGAATCATGCTCAAAATCCAAATGGGGTACTACCAAAGAGCCACCATGTGATGGCCAGATACTTAAAGCTTGCATTTTTACGAAAAAAGTTTACAAAATTAAGAAATACCCAGAGTTAAAGAAGCAAGGAAATATCTTACTACAATCTCATGATAGATTCATCGGTGCTCCTTAGTCTTTGCAAGTGCTTAGTGACTTCAGTCCTGAACTGACAGGAGTTTCTACAAATTGACATacaattaagaatataaaaatgaaaaacgATGAAAGAACAAGGCTAAGGCATCTGAAAGATGATAGCTTGGGTGGATATAAGTTGGTTGTGTTCTTCTGCTGTGGTCTATTCACAGCCATTCAATTGCAAGGAGAGCTGGAGAGGTGAGGGAGCCAAAAATCAGACAAAAATTCGTCATTGTGTggcaagaaaaagaaaacatgtttgGGTTTTCTTTGTCATAAATGGGCTAATGTCCAATAAGCACAAGCTTATTCGTAttcttttttttcatattttaaataaaaacataaaattttaaaaaaattaattttttttaaatataaaaatattttaaaatataaaaaaaaattctaaatttcaatGTTAGCTAAATTGGGCTGGACCAATTGGTTGGATTGAAAATCGGCTAGGGTATCAATCCGATGAGAGATCAAAAATCAGTTGACTCGCAAATCAGTACGGACTAGCTGTACCGAGCTAAGACTCAGTTGAATCAATTTCGAACTAGTCTAACCAATTGGTTCCCAAAATGACTATCCTAACCAGTTCaaagtaaataatttattaaaaaataaaaatactaaaaattataaacatttattcaactcacagtttaattgattttttagctTGATTCATTTATTTCGCATCGGTTCTTTTGCCAACCAATTTTTTACCTCTCACCGAACCGTTACCCCAGTTGATTCTTAATTCAATAAacattgaattttgaattttttatagttttctatttttgaattttaatgaatttttattttcttatagacattattatttaaaaattatatttgtttaaaatgttatgtttttcgtttaaaataataaaaaattattttttaaatttatatactttaaaaGGTATTaaccaaattgataaaaaaattgtaaatgttaagggctaaaacatttaaaaattttaaaaattgattcaTTTGCGAACTGGgctaaaaaaataaattgaactGGAAATTGAAtcgattttaatattttttatttttaattatttatttgcttTGAGCCGCTTAGATTAGTCATTTTGGGAACAAACTGGTTAGACCgattcaaaattaatttaattatcggTTCAATTGATCTTTTCATGTCAGTTCAATTAGCCCAAACTGGTTCGTGCATTAATCGATTTTTTTACCTGTCACCGAATAGATACACTAATCAGTTCCTAGTGTGGCTGGCCGGTCCGATTAGGTTTGTGTTAGATAACattgaattttggaatttttgtttatatttttaaaatattttttgttttttgtttttgaattttaaataatttttaatgtttttcataaatttttattttaaaaatcatcatttttaaaaattttatgttttcatttaaaatatgaaaaaataattttaaaattttcatgtatttttaaagggtaaggaccaaattgacaaaaattataaatgttgaaGGTTAAAAAGTTATTTTACCTTTGATATTACAAcgtcaaaattaaataaaaaagtacAAGAACTCAATgtttcaaaattaaagtatagagactaaatattaaatttcaaaaagtACAAGGACCTTTGTGATATTTAAACCTTGAATTTATAAACCTAATAGTCATTTTCTAAAATATTTGTTCTAAAatctaaatatattatattaaactcAAACTCAAATAATATACTTATTATTACctaaagtcaaaataattaattataacctAAATCTCAtgcctaaatttttttttaaacccaAAACCGAAATATAGTTTATAAAAGTTAAAGTCAAATTCAAaatctaatttaataaaataatatttattaagagattaaatattttaataatattatatgcTTTGCGGTAATTTCTTAACTCAATGGCAATAACATTATGTTGTAGGCATGAGagctttaatttgttttaagcagcctcatttccttattttattattaaaaaatatttttctattacTAGTTATAAATATGTATTGTAATATACTAAATTAAACATAATTATTGAtactatatcttttattataattttataatataataatagttatatatatatatattaatagtttGTCATAATTATATACTATAATATTATACTATATAATAGTATATCATCTATTATAGTTAGctattaaaaccaatcaaattaAATCAATTCAAGCAAACCGTTAATAAattcaattttgattttggataaattaataattatatattttaatatttttaaaatatattattacattATGTAAAACTATATCATATACTATAATAGTAatacaaatatattaattatttattatattagttGAAATATGCAATAAGTTCCTATACTTTTCTTAAAATTGAAAGTTAGCCTCCGATATTATATAATGGTATATCATCTCATCtcatatataataatagttttataTATGCATTAATGATTAagcattataatattatataacactatatcttttattatagtttattatataataatagttatatatgTGTATTAATGGTTTTAGTAGTTAAATATTATGGGAGGAATCTACTCACACCTATGTAAAACTAAAATAGCTTTACACCCTTTCATATCTtttgtatgattaatattttaatggtcCAACTGTCacattttatttttcatctatatagatcatgcatgtcaaatttaatgtaaattaaaattttctaactatttgttttatataaaaaatttcaaccgCTTAATaactattaatatatatatatatatatagtgtttTAGATAAATATGATAGAGATATCAAACCAATTTGAAAATTTACATGTATGATAAGTACAATTATATCGATAAATTTAACAGTTAGATTGTTAAAATAGTA contains these protein-coding regions:
- the LOC108465591 gene encoding protein LOW PHOTOSYNTHETIC EFFICIENCY 1, chloroplastic; amino-acid sequence: MQALSIWPSHGGSLVVPHLDFEHDSSCFASIKPRSRKKWSLIDGRGHSFLLLSSYARFSRSETCCRNLNCCLRFEFLCCYSQLKVVLFCEPKGGSSSGLVASAWALEQQETGNELEREGSYSKDDDNGNGDRSEEVDISSEGEAELESARIDVRALARSLQFAKTADDIGKVLKDMGELPLQVHSSMISGFGRDKYMDAAMSLVEWLKRKKKESGGAIGPNLFIYNSLLGAVKHSKQFGEMEKILDDMAEEGIIPNIVTYNVLMAIYVEQGEATKALNVLEEIQEKGFSPSPVSYSTALYAYRRMEDGHGALKFFIELREKYVKGDIGRNADENWEYEFVKLAKFTVRICQQVMRRWLVKDENLSTSVLKLLRDMDNVGLKLSREDYERLIWACTREEHYLVAKELYSRIRESFSEISLSVCNHLIWVMGKAKKWWAALEIYEDLLDKGPSPNNMSYELVVSHFNILLSAARQRGIWRWGVRLLNKMEEKGLKPGSREWNAVLVACSKASETSAAVQIFRRMVEQGEKPTIISYGALLSALEKGKLYDEALRVWDHMIKVGVKPNLYAYTIMASIFTGQGNFKMVNAVFQEMASSGIEPTVVTYNAIISGCARNGMSSAAYEWFHRMKVQNISPNEITYEMLIEALANDGKPRLAYDLYMRAQNEGLNLSSKAYDAVVQSSQVYGATTDLSVLGPRPPDTKKVRIRKNLTEFCNIADVPRRSKPFDRKEIYIPPKQENLSL